Proteins from one Cryptomeria japonica chromosome 4, Sugi_1.0, whole genome shotgun sequence genomic window:
- the LOC131874957 gene encoding SKP1-like protein 1B, with the protein MAEERNVILLSSDNEQFHVEFEEALQMKYVKNVIKLQGDDKKFIKDSDSDRVLTVTNVSSSIFKKVIEYIRYHLEANKSNKPKEEVKNWDTQFVNVNEQILVNLLMAADFLDVSNLLDLLCQTVADKIKDLSPEQIRERFNIKNDFTPEEEDQIRREIQWAFD; encoded by the exons ATGGCCGAGGAACGTAACGTGATATTACTCAGTTCAGACAACGAGCAGTTTCATGTGGAGTTCGAGGAGGCTTTGCAGATGAAGTACgttaaaaatgttatcaaacttcaaGGCGATGACAAAAAATTTATAAAAGATTCTGACAGTGACAGAGTTTTGACTGTCACAAATGTTTCCAGCTCAATTTTTAAAAAAGTCATCGAATACATCAGATATCATTTGGAAGCCAACAAATCTAATAAAccaaaggaagaagtgaaaaattGGGATACTCAGTTTGTAAATGTTAATGAACAAATTCTTGTGAATCTTCTTATG GCTGCTGATTTTCTGGACGTAAGCAATCTTCTGGACTTGTTATGTCAAACTGTAGCTGACAAGATCAAAGATTTATCACCTGAGCAAATTCGGGAGCGATTTAACATAAAAAATGATTTTACTCCAGAAGAGGAGGATCAAATCAGGCGTGAAATTCAATGGGCGTTTGATTGA